From Nocardioides faecalis:
CCACCACGGTCGTCCGCGCGACGCGGGAGCACGGCCGGTGGCGGGTGGACAGCCACGGTCCCGACGGACCGCGCAGCGAGGTCTACGACGGCGTCATCGCCGCCAACGGCACCCTCGCCACGCCGAACGTGCCGAGCTTCGCCGGTGAGTTCACCGGCGAGATCCGGCACACGGCGACGTACAAGCACGCCGGCGAGCTGGCCGGCAAGCGGGTGCTGATCATCGGCGCCGGCAACTCGGGCTGCGACATCGCCGTCGACGCCGTCCACCACGCCGCGTCGGTGGACATGAGCGTGCGCCGCGGCTACTACTTCGTCCCGCGCTACCTGTTCGGCAAGCCCGCCGACACGCTCAACCAGGGCCGCCCGCTGCCGCGCCGGATCAAGCAGGCCGTGGACACCCGGGTGCTGCGGCTGTTCACCGGCGACCCCGCCCGGTTCGGGTTCCCGGAGCCGGACTACCGGATCTACGAGTCGCACCCGATCGTCAACACCCAGGTGCTGCAGCACCTCGGCCAGGGCGACCTACGGGTCCGCGCCGACATCGACCGCTTCGACGGCTCGTGCGTGCACTTCACCGACGGCAGCAGCGACGAGTACGACCTCGTGCTGCTGGCCACCGGCTACCGGCTCGACTACCCGTTCCTGGACCCGGCCGACCTCAACTGGTCGGACCACGCCCCCGAGCTCTACCTCAACATCTTCCCGCCCGCCTTCGCTGGGCTCTACGTGATGGGCATGGTGGAGGCCTCCGGCCTGGGCTGGCAGGGCCGTTACGAGCAGGCCGCGCTGATCGCCGCCTACCTGCGCGCCGAGACCGACGCGCCCGAGCGGGCCGCGGCCCTGCGGCGCCGGGTGCGCCACGAGCCGTGGCCCGACACCACCGGCGGCTACCGCTACCTCGGCCTGGCCCGGATGGCGTACTACGTGAACAAGGACGCCTACCGTGCCGCGGTCCGCACCGCGACCGAGGACCTGGGCGTCCAGGCCGCCACGGGTGGTGTGCGATGAGCGCGCCGGGACTGGTGGCCGACCTCGCCACGCTGGTCTCCTCGCTGGTCTCCTCGCTGGTCCCCGGGGTGGTCTCCGCGGCAGAGGACATCGACGAGGTCGCCGTGAACTTCGCGCCCTCCTCGCTGGTGCTGCTCAACGTGGTGCTCGGGCTGATCATGCTCGGCATCGCCCTGGACACCTCGCCGGACGACTTCCGGGCGGTCGCGCGGCACCCCCGCTCGTTCGCGATCGCGATCGCCGCCCAGCTGCTGGTGCTGCCGATCGTCACGTTCGGGCTCACCCTGGTGCTGCCGGTGACGGCCTCGATGGCGCTGGGCATGCTGCTCGTCGCGTGCTGCCCGCCGGGCAACATCTCCCAGGTGCTCACCCACCGCGCCGGGGGCAACGTCGCCCTGTCGGTGTCGATGACCGCGGTCGGCAACCTGCTCTACATCGCCGCGATGCCGCTCAGCATCGCGTTCTGGGGCTCCCTGCACCCCGACACCGACGCGCTGCTCACCGACGTCGACCTCGACCCGCTCCGGATGCTTCTGGAGATCGTGCTGATCATCGGCGTGCCGTTCGCCGTGGGCCTGGCGGTGCGCGCCCGGTTCGGCCGGTTCGCCGCCGCCGTGCAGCCGGGCGTGAAGTGGTTCAGCCTGCTCGCCCTGCTCGGCTTCATCGTCGGCGCCCTGGCCGGCAACTGGGCGGTCTTCGTGCAGTTCCTCGGGGTCATCCTCCTCGTGGTCGCGCTGCACGACGCCGTGGCCCTCGCGATCGGCTACCTCACCGCGCGGCTCGGTGGCCTGGGGGTGCGGGAGCGCAAGGCGATGACGTTCGAGGTCGGCATCCGCAACGCCGGGCTCGGGCTCGGGATCGTGATGACCTTCTTCGACGGCCTCGGCGGGATGGCCGTGGTCGCCGGCTGGTGGGGCGTGTGGGACATCATCGCCGGACTGGTGCTGGCCTCGCTGTGGGCCCGGCACAGCCGGCGCCGCGGTGGTGAGGCTGCCTCGTCGGCGCCGGGCGCGCAGCCGGGCACCACCGCGGTGGGCTCGTGAGCACCGGCGAGCGGGCCGGGCGCCGGGTGCTGATCACCGGCGGGGCGGGCTTCCTCGGCTCCACCCTGGCCGAGCAGCTCGCCGCACACCCCGAGGTCGCCGCGGTGGTGGCCGCCGACGTACGGGTGCCGGAGACGCCGCGGCCCGGTGTCCTCGACGTCCGCTGCGACGTCACCGAGCCCGGCACCGTCGAGCCGCTGCTGCGCGAGCACGACATCGACGTCGTGGTCCACCTGGCCGCCATCGTGAACCCCGGCCGCGACCTGGAGCTGGAGTACCGCGTCGACGTCGAGGGCACCCGTCACGTCCTCGACGCCGCCGTGCGCGCCGGCGTACGACGCCTGGTCGTGTCCAGCTCCGGCGCCGCCTACGGCTACCACCCCGACAGTCCTGCGTGGATCACCGAGGACGTGCCGGTGCGCGGCAACGACGAGTTCGGCTACTCCCGGCACAAGCGGCTGGTCGAGGAGATGCTCGCCGACGCCCGCACCGAGCACCCCGGCCTGGAGCAGGTGGTGTTCCGGATCGGCACCATCCTCGGGCCCACCGTGCAGAACCAGATCACCGCGCTGTGGGACGGGCCGCTGATCCTGGGGGTGCGCGGCTCGGACTCGCCGTTCGTGTTCGTGTGGGTCGACGACGTCGCCGCCGCGATGGTGCGCGCAGCCACCGACGGCCCGCCCGGGGTCTACAACGTCGCCGGCGACGGTGCGCTCACCGTGCGCGACATCGCCCGGCGCCTCGGCAAACCGGTGCTGGACGTGCCCGCCGGGGTGCTCGGCGCGGCGCTGCGGGTGGCGCGGAGCCTGCGGCTGACCCCGCACGGGCCGGAGCAGGTGCGGTTCCTTCGCTATCGGCCGGTGCTCGCCAACGGTGCGCTCAAGGAGCGGTTCGGCTACGTGCCCGCGCTGACCTCCGCGCAGGCCTTCGAGGCGTACCTGGAGACCCATCCCGGTGTCGCTCGCAGCCGCGCGCGCTGAGGGCGGGGATCTCCTACGATGACTCGGGTGAGCAGCAGGCGGCTGGTCGTGGTGCGGCACGCGAGGGCGCAGCAGGCGGCCGAGAGCGACGTGCAGCGCCCGCTGCACCCCGAGGGCACCGCGGACGCGCGTGCGCTCGGCGCGTGGCTGGCGTCGCAGCGCATCGAGCCCGGCGTCGCCTACGTCTCCCGCGCCGTACGCACCCGGCAGACCTGGGACGCGCTGGCGGCAGGGGCGGGCTGGGAGCTCGCGCCGCACGTCGACGGCGCGCTCTACGACACCGACGAGGCCGGTGTGCTGGAGCTGGTCCACGTCACGCCCGCCGAGGTGGACACCGTGGTGGTGGTCGGGCACAACCCGACGGTCTCCATGCTGGTCGCCGGCCTGGACGACGGCACCGGCGCCGCGAGCGGCGCCGTGGAGCGCGGCAGCTTCCCGACCGCGACCGCCGCCGTGCTCGAGCTGGACGGCGCGTGGAGCGACTTCGTAGCCACCGGCGCGCGGCTCGAGGGATTCCACGTCGCCCGCAGCTGAGCGCGCTCGGCCCAACGGCGGAGCCCAGCCCAGCGGCGGGGCTCAGCCCAGCGGCGGAGCGGGGGTGACGATGCCGTGGGCGGCGTCGGCGGCGACGATCTCCTCGCGGCTGATGCCGAGCAGGTACATGATCGAGTCCAGGTACGGCACGTTCAGGGAGGTGTCCGCGGCCTCGCGGACCACCGGTCGGGCGTTGTAGGCGATGCCGAGCCCGGCGGCGTCGAGCATGTCCAGGTCGTTGGCCCCGTCGCCGATCGCGATCGTGGACGCCACCGGGATGCCCAGGTCCGCGGCGAACTCCCGCAGCGCGGCCGCCTTGCCCGCCCGGTCCACGACCTCGCCCACGACCTCGCCGGTGAGCCGGCCGTCGACGATCTCGAGGGTGTTGGCGCGCGCGCGGTGGATCCCCAGGTCGGCGGCGAGCCGGTCGGTGATCTGGGTGAAGCCGCCCGAGACGATCGCGAACCGGTAGCCCAGCCGACGCAGCGTGCGCACCAGGGTCCGGGCACCCGGGTTGACCACGATGGCGTCGTACACCTCGTCGAGGATCGCGGCGTCGAGGCCGGCCAGCAGCCGCACCCGGGCCCGCAACGAGGCCTCGAAGTCCAGCTCGCCGCGCATCGCGCGCTCGGTGATCTCGGCGACCTGCTCGCCGTGGCCGGCGTGCTCGGCCAGCATCTCGATCACCTCGCCCTGGATCAGGGTGGAGTCGACGTCCATCACGATGAGCCGCATGC
This genomic window contains:
- a CDS encoding flavin-containing monooxygenase, with protein sequence MSRTYAVIGAGPSGLAVARALQAAGIAFRGFEAGPGVGGLWDIENPRSTMYDSAHLISSRTTTEFAEFPMQVDADYPGHRALKQYFCDYAARFGLAEHFAFSTTVVRATREHGRWRVDSHGPDGPRSEVYDGVIAANGTLATPNVPSFAGEFTGEIRHTATYKHAGELAGKRVLIIGAGNSGCDIAVDAVHHAASVDMSVRRGYYFVPRYLFGKPADTLNQGRPLPRRIKQAVDTRVLRLFTGDPARFGFPEPDYRIYESHPIVNTQVLQHLGQGDLRVRADIDRFDGSCVHFTDGSSDEYDLVLLATGYRLDYPFLDPADLNWSDHAPELYLNIFPPAFAGLYVMGMVEASGLGWQGRYEQAALIAAYLRAETDAPERAAALRRRVRHEPWPDTTGGYRYLGLARMAYYVNKDAYRAAVRTATEDLGVQAATGGVR
- a CDS encoding bile acid:sodium symporter family protein, coding for MSAPGLVADLATLVSSLVSSLVPGVVSAAEDIDEVAVNFAPSSLVLLNVVLGLIMLGIALDTSPDDFRAVARHPRSFAIAIAAQLLVLPIVTFGLTLVLPVTASMALGMLLVACCPPGNISQVLTHRAGGNVALSVSMTAVGNLLYIAAMPLSIAFWGSLHPDTDALLTDVDLDPLRMLLEIVLIIGVPFAVGLAVRARFGRFAAAVQPGVKWFSLLALLGFIVGALAGNWAVFVQFLGVILLVVALHDAVALAIGYLTARLGGLGVRERKAMTFEVGIRNAGLGLGIVMTFFDGLGGMAVVAGWWGVWDIIAGLVLASLWARHSRRRGGEAASSAPGAQPGTTAVGS
- a CDS encoding SDR family oxidoreductase; protein product: MSTGERAGRRVLITGGAGFLGSTLAEQLAAHPEVAAVVAADVRVPETPRPGVLDVRCDVTEPGTVEPLLREHDIDVVVHLAAIVNPGRDLELEYRVDVEGTRHVLDAAVRAGVRRLVVSSSGAAYGYHPDSPAWITEDVPVRGNDEFGYSRHKRLVEEMLADARTEHPGLEQVVFRIGTILGPTVQNQITALWDGPLILGVRGSDSPFVFVWVDDVAAAMVRAATDGPPGVYNVAGDGALTVRDIARRLGKPVLDVPAGVLGAALRVARSLRLTPHGPEQVRFLRYRPVLANGALKERFGYVPALTSAQAFEAYLETHPGVARSRAR
- a CDS encoding SixA phosphatase family protein, which gives rise to MSSRRLVVVRHARAQQAAESDVQRPLHPEGTADARALGAWLASQRIEPGVAYVSRAVRTRQTWDALAAGAGWELAPHVDGALYDTDEAGVLELVHVTPAEVDTVVVVGHNPTVSMLVAGLDDGTGAASGAVERGSFPTATAAVLELDGAWSDFVATGARLEGFHVARS
- the serB gene encoding phosphoserine phosphatase SerB, which produces MSTHDAASPDTLLITVTGTDRPGVTSAILASLTPFGVAVVDLEQILMRGRLVLGVLVSAPRDVKKLRRAVTAAADALGMSVEFEKGSGDNRSRSRERAHVTVIGSPLKASAMAAIAGRIADCGGNIDRIERMARYPVTAIELHVSGAAPDRLRSLLAADAVQHRVDVAVQPANLLRHGMRLIVMDVDSTLIQGEVIEMLAEHAGHGEQVAEITERAMRGELDFEASLRARVRLLAGLDAAILDEVYDAIVVNPGARTLVRTLRRLGYRFAIVSGGFTQITDRLAADLGIHRARANTLEIVDGRLTGEVVGEVVDRAGKAAALREFAADLGIPVASTIAIGDGANDLDMLDAAGLGIAYNARPVVREAADTSLNVPYLDSIMYLLGISREEIVAADAAHGIVTPAPPLG